AAAAATTCACTCAAATTGAAAATGCCTCTCGAGTTCGTTCCTCAAAGGGACTAAGAGTTCATCTTTGGGGAAGGCTCGCTATTTCTATGCTTGCATTAGCTGGAAAAATTTAACTCCGGATTCACATTAGTATAGGAAATCCTATTTTTAAAAATTGGACTTGTAGGGGCGATTCACGAATCGCCCCTTAATTTATTACCTAATCCATAAGGAATTATTATCAAAATATCTGTTTAAGTTACGCCTCATTTAGTTTAAAATTTATCCTTGACATTGAATTATTTTTAGTATATTTGTTTATGCAAATATTCAAATATACTAACTGACATTAATTAAAAAAAGGACAATTTAATGAAAAAAATTATTTATTGTGTTTTATTAATTGGTTTTATTTTTACATACGCTGACAGTAAGTCTTTATCAAATATATCAGATTCTTTGACCATCATTTTTACTGGAAGTATGGAAGGAGAAATATCTCCTATTAAGCTTTGAGGTGTTGATTCTTTAGCGGGCGGTCTTGCTCGAAGAGCTTACATGATAGATATGTTTAACAAAATGGGTGAAAATATTTTATTGCTTGATAATGGAAATGTATTTTCAAAATTTTACCCGTCTGAAGATAATGTAAAATTAATTTTTGATTCTATGGGCTTAATGGATTATTCATGTATGAACTTAAGTCCTACCGAATTTAATATGGGATTGGACACTTTAATAGAGTTACTTCATCCTGTTTCATTTCCGATTATAACTTCAAATTTGGTTTATAAAGAAAATAACCGACCTTTTAAGGAGAAATATGCAATAAAAAAAATTGGCAATATAAACATAGGTATAGTTGGCATATTACCTGAAGAACTTACAGAATTAATATCCGATAAAATGCTAAAAGAAACTCTTATAGCACTTCCTCCGGAAAAAGAAGTTGAAAAAATTCTTTCCGAAATAAGAAGCAAAGTAGATATAGTTATATTACTATCGCAATGCAGTTATGATAAGACTGTGTCTCTAATTAATAATTTGAAAGGAGTTGATATAGTTGTATCTAACCAGAAAACATGGTCAACATGCACTAAAACTAATGATGAAACAAATTTGTTTCAATTAAATCCTGGCGGTGGATATATAGATTTTATAAAAATTTTTAAGGATAAAAATGGGAATATATTTGTTACCGATAAAAAATTAATTTTACTTGATGATAAAGTCCCGAATAACGAAAAAGTTTTAAAAATGATAGGAGATGAGAAAGTATCTGAGACCTTAAAAGAACAGGATAAACTTTCAAAGGAACTGAATAAACAGCTCCAACTAACACCCGAAGAATTTATGAAATTAATGTTAGAACAGCAAAAACAAAAAGGAGAAAATAAATGAAATTAACATCAAAAATTTTTGTAGTGTTTTTAATAGTAATAACAAATTTTATATTCTTTTCATGTGCGTCTATAAAAACTTCTAAAATACCAGACGAAGCAGCATTAAGAAATAATATAACAATTGTTTGGGATGCGAAATTAAACAATGACTTCGGGAAAATTTATGACCTTACTACCGACGCATATAAACAAAAAGTTTCAAAGGATAAGTTCGGTTCTTCAAATGTAAAAATAAATAAATACAATATTTCTAAAATAGAACTGTTAGACGAAGGTAAAAAAGCTAAAGTTTTTGTTGATTTTACTGTAAACCAAATGGGAAATGACTTTCCTTTTTCATTAAATGAAGACTGGATAGTAGAAAATGGAAGTTGGAAACTTGATATTCAGCCCTCTGCTGGAGGAAAACCTTTATTAAACTAAAAGTGTGTTTATGAAAGATATTGTAAGTATTTTAAAAGCTTTATCTGACGAAACGAGGTTGCGGATAATAAATATTTTATTCGAACGAGAACTTTGTGTCTGCGATATAGTTGATGCTTTGGACATAATTCAAACAAAAGCTTCAAGGCATTTGCAGTATTTAAAAAATGCAGGGCTCGTAAAGGATAGAAAACAGGCTCAATGGGTATATTATTCTATGACAACTTGTTTAGATATTAAATTTTTAGACAGTCTGATATACGATAAAATAAGACAATTAGAACCGTTTAAATCAGATTTGAAAAATTTAGAAATTTGTCTGGAAAGAAAAAAAAGTTGTAACGCGATAAATTAACTGACATATCGTTCAGTTGATTAAGGCTAAAAATATTGAATATATAAATTTTATTATTAAAAAATAGTAATGGTATGTCACTTTTAAATTATAATTTTTATACAAATTAAAACAAAGGAGTTTATCTTAAATGAAAACAAGTTATACCGTATTTTTTTTATTTATCTTGCTTTTAGGTATAAGCAATTTGGGAATTATTAGTGCTTTTTCCGAAGTAGCACCACAAAAAACTGCCGATACTATTAGTGCTAAAGACGCTATTAATGCTGCGAGTAAAAACAATAAATATTTGGCGCTGCTTTGTTATGATTCCCAGAATAGTTTATATAAAGAAATGCAAGCAACTCTTAACAAATTTAATGAAGAATCTAAAGAAAAAATCCAAGTTTATGAATTATTAACTTCCGATACTAAAGAAGCTGAAATAGTTGAAATGTATCGAATTAATAATGCGCCCCTTCCTTTACTTCTTGTAATGGCTCCAAACGGAGCTATTACTGGAGGGTTTCCGCAAAAAGTTATGACTGAACAATTAAGCAAAAGCATTGTATCTGAATCTATCAGTAAGATTATAAAAGCGATGCAGTCCGAAAAAGTTGTTTTAGTTTTACTCCAGAATAGCAAAACTAATTATAATGAAGAATCAAGCCAAGCTGCCCGTGATTTTTCTAATGATGAACGGCTAAAAGAAATGGTTGAAATGTTTAATATTGACCCGAATACTCCTGACAATAAAGATTTTATAGCTCAATGCAGATTAAAGCCGGATATTAAAGAATCTACAATTGTAATGATTATTCCTCCGGGAAGAATTGCCGGAGTTTATCCCGGAAAAATAACTAAAGATAAATTGCTTTCAGCTTTAGCTACATGCAGCGCTGGCAGCGGATGCTGTCCTAAATAATGGGAGAATGTCTGAATATGCGAATTCATAAATTAATTTTAAAAGAAATGTTTCAACGCAGTAACCAGCTGATTACAAGCCTGTTAGCAATCACTCTGGGTATAGCGGTAATAGTAGGAATTAAAAATATTACTGTTTATTCTGAAAAAGCGGTTTCTAAAGAATTAGATACTTTAGGCGCAAATATTTTGATTTTACCTAAGTCAGCGACTATTCAGGATTATTATAGTGCGGATTTTCAAGAAGAATCTATGCCTGAAAGTTATGTTCATGCTTTGACTAATTCCGATTTGAAAGGAATTGAAAATCTTTCTCCTAAATTAAGCGTTTCGACTGAAATCAAAGGTCATAAAACTATTCTTACAGGTATTTTGCCGAAAAATGAATTTAAATCTAAAGCAGCTTGGCAAGGATCATTAGGAATTTTTGAGCGTTGCGCTTCAGCCCCAATTATACCGGGTTTGAATGATATGCCAGAAAAAAACACTCGTAAAAGAGTGATAGATGATCTCGGAAGATATGATATTCTTGCTGGTTCTGATGTTGCCAATACATTGAATATCAAGGAAAACGATACTATCGTGATTAATGAAAAATCTTTTCAAGTTAAAGCTGTTCTTCCGATGACAGGCACCATCGATGACGACCGTATATTTACGCATTTGCATACAGTTCAGGAATTTTACGATAAAAAAGGCTTATTAAATATTATCGAAATAGTCGGATGTTGTTTGGCTATGTCCGAAGGATTGATTCAAAAAATCAATAAATTATTACCTGACGCAAAAGTAGTTACGATTACCCAAATCGTGCGAACTCAATTGAACACAAATAAGCTCATGAATAAGCTATCTCTGATTATGTTGATTATAATTATCTTAATAGGAACGGTGAGTATAGCTAATTATATGTTTGCAAATGTTTATGAAAGAAGACGGGAAATTGGAATTATGATGGCTATGGGAGCAAAACCTTTCTGGTTGATTAAAATTTTTATGTTAAAATCTTTATTTATAGGCATTATGGGCGGGGTATTTGGATATATACTTGGCAGTATTTTAGCTTTTATAATGGGACCAAAATTAGCGGGTATTCCGGTATTGCCAATGCCTTTATTGGCAGGATACAGTTTACTTATTGCGTCATTTATTACCGTTATAGCAAGCTTTATTCCTGTATTCAAAGCCGCTAAAATAGACCCTTGCCTTATTATGCAGGAGGAATAAATAGTTGTATGATAAGAATCGATAATTTAACTAAAGAATTTCACCGTAAGCATGGAAATATAACTGCTTTTAAAAATATCTCACTTCAAATTGAAGACGGAGAATTTTTAAGTATTACTGGTCCAAGCGGCAGCGGTAAAAGCACGTTACTTCTCACATTAGGAGGTATGAGCGCTCCTACTGATGGAAAAGTGTTTTGGAACGACTTATCAATATACGATTTAAAATTAAGTCAAAGAGCAGAATGGCGTGCTAAATCAGTAGGTTTTGTATTTCAAACATTTAATCTTATTCCGTATTTAAATGTCTATGAAAATGTCAGTATAGCTCTTAATTTATCGCTTAATAAAAATAAAGAGCATAGCGATATTTTAAATGTGCTTGAAGAAATGCAATTATCTAATAGATTAGACCATTTACCTCGAGAATTAAGTATCGGACAACAACAAAGAGTAGCTTTAGCCAGAGCGCTGATAAAAGATCCTGATATTATTTTGGCTGACGAACCTACAGGAAATCTTGACCCTGCTACAGCTTCTGAAATTATGGAAGTTTTGCAAAATTTTCATAAAAAAGGAAAAACCGTAATACTCATAACTCACGATCCAAATATTGCTCGGTTAGCTAATAGAAACATTGACTTTAATTTATATAAAGAAAATGCGGTTAAAAATGCTGATTATGCGCCGAACTTAAATTAAACAATTTTTGTAAAAGGAGTAAATTAAGTATGAGCTCAAACGAAATAAACAATGACCGTAAAATGACAAGCGTGTTTGAACGCTATCTGACATTATGGGTTTTTCTCTGCATAATTATCGGAATTATATTAGGCAAGATAGCTCCAGGGATAGCTCGTTATTTAGATGGAATGGCGATTTATGTAAACGATGCTCCTGTAGTTTCTATTCCGATTGCTGTTTGTTTATTTTTTATGATGTATCCGATTATGGTTAAAATCGATTTTGGTTCGGTAATTAAAGCGGGCAAGCGCGGCAAACCAGTTTTTTTGACGCTCTTTGTCAACTGGTGCATAAAACCATTTACCATGTATGGATTAGCGCTGCTTTTTCTGGGAACATTATTTTATCAACTCATCGGACCCGATGCCATAGACTATGTTAAGATGCCTTTTGGGCTTGATTTACCCGTAGGAGCTAAACACGGAGCAGGGACAATAGTGCTGGTGGACGGAATTAAAATGATGGAAATTCCGTTGTGGAGAAGCTATCTGGCAGGATGTATTTTGTTGGGTGTTGCTCCATGCACGGCTATGGTTCTGGTATGGGGGTATTTAGCAAGAGGTAATGACGGATTAACACTTGTGATGGTAGCTATCAACTCATTGACTATGCTTGTGCTTTATGGAATTCTGGGAGGTTTTCTTCTTGGTGTCGGAAGACTTCCTGTTCCTTGGCAGGCTTTGTTACTCTCTATCTTGATATATGTAGCATTACCTTTGGTTGCAGGATATTTATCCCGAAGATGGATAATTTCTGCTAAAGGAGAAACTTGGTTTAAGGAAAAATTTCTCCATTTACTTACGCCAATAACTATAATCGCTCTTTTAATTACTTTAGTATTGCTCTTTTCGTTCAAGGGAGAGGTTATTATTTCCAATCCCTTAACTATTCTGTGGATTGCGATTCCGCTGTTTATTCAGACCATGTTGATTTTTACTATTGGTTATTGGATGGCAAAAAAATTAAAATTGTCTTATGAAGACGCGGCGCCTGCCGCTATGATTGGAGCATCCAACCATTTTGAAGTCGCTATAGCTACTTCAACTATGCTTTTTGGTCTTTCATCAGGTGCAGCTTTAGCGACAGTAGTAGGCGTTCTAATTGAAGTTCCAGTTATGCTTACGCTGGTTAAAATTTGCACTAATACACAGCATTGGTTCAAAGACTTTTTAAATGGAATGAGCGTTCCTGAAGCAATAGCCAATATTATAGAGCGTCTAAATAAAATTCAGACGCAATTAAATCAAATGCGCATAAAAGAGTGAAACAGATAAAATGCAATTAAATTTATTACTGGAATCATTTTACCTCTCCCCCACCACCCAATGCCATTAAGTTAAGCATTTTTCACCCCTCCCCCGTCAAGGGGGAGGGTGCTATTTGGAGACTATAACTATATATAGGGCATAATCAGAATCCATTAAGATTCAAGATTCTGTTAATCCTACCTGATATTTTTGATCCAATTTTCTACATTTTTGTTATTTATAATTTTAATAATTACATTTTTGAAAGTTTATTTTTTTAGTATTATATGTATATTTTTAAAAAAACTAAATATATTCAAAATGTTATTTTAAAATAATTCATGCGGCATAATACTTGCTGATATAATATTTCAAATGCAGCATTTGAAAATTGTTACAAACTAATAAAATTATAGAAAGGAAGCTTATAAAATGAAAAAAATTGAAACTATTATTAGACCTTTCAAGCTTGAAGAAGTCAAAGATGCTTTAAATGATATAGGAATTAAAGGTATGACTTTAAGTGAAGTGAAAGGTTTTGGTCGTCAACGAGGACATAGAGAAGTTTACAGGGGAGCTGAATATCAAGTAGATTTTATTCCTAAAGTAAAAATTGAGATTGTGGTCGATGATTCAATGTTAGATGAAGTTATAAAAGCAATTTCGTCTAAGGCTCAAACAGGAAAAATTGGTGACGGAAAGATATTTATACTCCCAGTTGAAACAGCGGTTCGAATTAGAACTGGAGAGTCTGGTAAAAATGCATTATAAAAATTTGAAATAATTAATATTATTAAAAGGAGGTTACAATGAAAATATTTATTTTAACAATTGGAATGTTTATATTTTTAGGTATAAATTCTTGGGCTGATGATCCTATAACTCTGGAATCTAATAAAGCGGCAATTGAGTTAGTTCAAACTCATATGGATTACGTATGGACATTAATTGCAGCTGCCCTTGTTTTTTTTATGCAGGCTGGATTTGCAATGGTTGAGGCTGGATTCACTCGAGCAAAAAATGCAATAAATATTATGATGAAAAATTTAATGGATTTTTGTATTGGAACAATGGCATTTTGGGCTATAGGATTTGGATTGATGTTTGGAGCATCATCTTCAGGATGGATAGGAACCTCCGGATTTTTTTTAAGCGATTTTACGCCAGGTGGAGATCCTTGGATATTAGCTTTTTGGATGTTTCAGGTAGTTTTTGCAGCGACATCAGCTACAATTGTATCAGGAGCTATGGCTGAACGAACTCAGTTTAAGGGATATTTATCATATAGCGTTGTTATTTGCGCCTTTATTTATCCGGTCTTTGGAAGCTGGGCATGGGGAGGATTATATCATGGTGGAGGCTGGCTTGAAAAGTTAGGTTTTATAGATTTTGCCGGTTCTACTGTAGTACATTCAATAGGTGGATGGGCTGCTCTTGCTGGAGCTATAGTAATTGGACCAAGAATAGGAAAATATACAAAAGACGGAGGTATTAGACCAATTTTAGGCCATAACTTGCCATTTGCCGCAGTAGGCGTATTTATTTTATGGCTCGGATGGTTTGGTTTTAACCCAGGTTCAACAACTGCAGCAAATAAAGATATAGCTCTAATTTTTGTAAATACTAATCTTGCCGCCGCTGCTGGGGCTATTACCGCGATGTTTACGTCATGGATGAAGTTTAGAAAGCCTGAGTTAGGCATGAGTTTAAACGGAGCGTTAGCTGGTCTTGTGGCAATTACGAGTCCATGCGCTACTGTTTCTCCTTCGAGTTCAATTATTATTGGAGCAATTGCAGGTATACTTGTAGTTATATCGGTTATATTTTTTGATAAAATTAAGATTGATGACCCTGTAGGTGCTGTATCTGTTCATGGAGTCAATGGCGCATGGGGAACTTTAGCGGCTGGTATTTTTCATTTAGAAGGAATCTCCTTAAATATTATTGGAGTTCAGATTTTAGGAATTGTTGCTTGTTTTGCATGGTCATTTACAACTTCGTATTTGTTATTTAGTTTTATTAATAAATTTATAGGACTTAGGGTTTCTCCTGAAGAAGAGATTGAAGGACTTGATTTTGTCGAGCATGGAGGTAATGCTTATCCTGATTTTGAAAAGTCTCCTGCTTAAATGGTAATAAAAACCTGGGTAATCCCCAGGTTTTTTTATTTATATCCATCCGAAAAGGCTAACATTGGAATTATATACCAAGAAAATTGACCGCCATCTCTAAGAATACTTAAAGCTTTGGTAGCTGCGTCAGTTTGCATAAAGCTCCTCCTTTAAATTTAGTGAATAACTACTAATAGTGAATAGGGAATTGAATATGAATAACTAAAAATTACCCATTTTTTTCGATTATTAAAAACGAGATTCTCATAAGCAAATATAATACCAATATTGTTTATTATTGCCTAATTATTTTTTTAGGATAAAAATAATTATATTGATTTTTTTTAGGATAAAATATAGAAAATATCAATTTTTTTGGGGAGTTCTTAAAAAAGAGGTAATATTTTAACAATTTTATTTAGGAGAAAATTATGAAAAGAAGAATATTGAAGGTGTTATTGGCATTATTGATTGTTTTATGGGTAATAGTTCCATTAGCCAATGCTGAAAAAGTTGATATGTCTCAGCTTACATGCTCAGATTTACTAAAGATTGAGGATGAAGATGAAGCCGCTAACTTGATTGTTTGGTTAGATGGCTATTTAAGCGGTCTGACTGGAGACCCAAA
The Desulfobacterales bacterium genome window above contains:
- a CDS encoding metalloregulator ArsR/SmtB family transcription factor — translated: MKDIVSILKALSDETRLRIINILFERELCVCDIVDALDIIQTKASRHLQYLKNAGLVKDRKQAQWVYYSMTTCLDIKFLDSLIYDKIRQLEPFKSDLKNLEICLERKKSCNAIN
- a CDS encoding ABC transporter permease, with the protein product MRIHKLILKEMFQRSNQLITSLLAITLGIAVIVGIKNITVYSEKAVSKELDTLGANILILPKSATIQDYYSADFQEESMPESYVHALTNSDLKGIENLSPKLSVSTEIKGHKTILTGILPKNEFKSKAAWQGSLGIFERCASAPIIPGLNDMPEKNTRKRVIDDLGRYDILAGSDVANTLNIKENDTIVINEKSFQVKAVLPMTGTIDDDRIFTHLHTVQEFYDKKGLLNIIEIVGCCLAMSEGLIQKINKLLPDAKVVTITQIVRTQLNTNKLMNKLSLIMLIIIILIGTVSIANYMFANVYERRREIGIMMAMGAKPFWLIKIFMLKSLFIGIMGGVFGYILGSILAFIMGPKLAGIPVLPMPLLAGYSLLIASFITVIASFIPVFKAAKIDPCLIMQEE
- a CDS encoding ABC transporter ATP-binding protein; this encodes MIRIDNLTKEFHRKHGNITAFKNISLQIEDGEFLSITGPSGSGKSTLLLTLGGMSAPTDGKVFWNDLSIYDLKLSQRAEWRAKSVGFVFQTFNLIPYLNVYENVSIALNLSLNKNKEHSDILNVLEEMQLSNRLDHLPRELSIGQQQRVALARALIKDPDIILADEPTGNLDPATASEIMEVLQNFHKKGKTVILITHDPNIARLANRNIDFNLYKENAVKNADYAPNLN
- the arsB gene encoding ACR3 family arsenite efflux transporter, with the protein product MSSNEINNDRKMTSVFERYLTLWVFLCIIIGIILGKIAPGIARYLDGMAIYVNDAPVVSIPIAVCLFFMMYPIMVKIDFGSVIKAGKRGKPVFLTLFVNWCIKPFTMYGLALLFLGTLFYQLIGPDAIDYVKMPFGLDLPVGAKHGAGTIVLVDGIKMMEIPLWRSYLAGCILLGVAPCTAMVLVWGYLARGNDGLTLVMVAINSLTMLVLYGILGGFLLGVGRLPVPWQALLLSILIYVALPLVAGYLSRRWIISAKGETWFKEKFLHLLTPITIIALLITLVLLFSFKGEVIISNPLTILWIAIPLFIQTMLIFTIGYWMAKKLKLSYEDAAPAAMIGASNHFEVAIATSTMLFGLSSGAALATVVGVLIEVPVMLTLVKICTNTQHWFKDFLNGMSVPEAIANIIERLNKIQTQLNQMRIKE
- a CDS encoding P-II family nitrogen regulator, with amino-acid sequence MKKIETIIRPFKLEEVKDALNDIGIKGMTLSEVKGFGRQRGHREVYRGAEYQVDFIPKVKIEIVVDDSMLDEVIKAISSKAQTGKIGDGKIFILPVETAVRIRTGESGKNAL
- a CDS encoding ammonium transporter: MKIFILTIGMFIFLGINSWADDPITLESNKAAIELVQTHMDYVWTLIAAALVFFMQAGFAMVEAGFTRAKNAINIMMKNLMDFCIGTMAFWAIGFGLMFGASSSGWIGTSGFFLSDFTPGGDPWILAFWMFQVVFAATSATIVSGAMAERTQFKGYLSYSVVICAFIYPVFGSWAWGGLYHGGGWLEKLGFIDFAGSTVVHSIGGWAALAGAIVIGPRIGKYTKDGGIRPILGHNLPFAAVGVFILWLGWFGFNPGSTTAANKDIALIFVNTNLAAAAGAITAMFTSWMKFRKPELGMSLNGALAGLVAITSPCATVSPSSSIIIGAIAGILVVISVIFFDKIKIDDPVGAVSVHGVNGAWGTLAAGIFHLEGISLNIIGVQILGIVACFAWSFTTSYLLFSFINKFIGLRVSPEEEIEGLDFVEHGGNAYPDFEKSPA